From the uncultured Methanomethylovorans sp. genome, the window ATATTTAGGAGATCAGTTTATATTCAACGATTAATTCCCATTATTGAGATTGTCTAATTAGAACTTGATCTTAAAAACCTATTCGTTTTTTCATTAACTCCATACCTTTTTTTTTAGGGGGGGGCGGTAGCTATAAATACCATAAATTTGGCCCCCCTCATGACTAAAAAATCTAGAGAGTATAAAGGAGTCCTCTTCGAGGAGTCCATAGAAAATTATCTGAACAGAGAAAGCGCCTCAATTTGCCAATTCCTGCACTTTCTCTGCATAGAAGATATTTCAAAGTACGTCGAGAGTACTTTGTATACCAACAAAAGTTGGCATTTTAAGTATAACGTTTCATCGATGATAAAACTCTTCATTGTAATGTGTTTCAGGAAATTATCTTATGAAAAGACTGTTTCTTCTTTGACAGAAGAAGAGGCTATTCTACTCTCTTTTTATGATGAGAACGGATTCATAAAACTTCCTTCGGGAAAGACATTACACCACTTTGTGAAATATAGATTGGGTGAAGATGGGCTTAAAGAAATAATGATGTTAGTAGGTGAGAAGATCCTCAGCCTTACCCAAATAAAAGAAGCTAAGATCGATTCAACCCCGCTTGAAGCTTCAAGATACGATAAACATGCTGATTACAATCCACATTATCAATGTAAAATGGATAAAGCACATATTACAATGGTTGGAACATACCCAATATTTATGACCCATACTAATGGTAATGCATCAGATTCCCCTGAACTTATCAAACACATTGAAGCATTGAAAGAAATGAATGTTGATATTGATTTTTATTCTGCTGACGGGGGTTATGACTCTTTCCTGAATCATGCAGATATCTGGTACCATTTGAATGCAAGGCCAATTATTTCGTATTCTTCAAATGCTGTGATAAACAAAGAAGGTGAAATCGAAAGAATTGATCACTGGGTTAATAAGATGTGGAAAAAGGGTGGAGATATACATGCAAAGATTGAAGACAAGCTAAAATTCCTCTATAAAAACGGTAGATATGAACAGATAGGGATGTATCTTCGAAATAAAAATATCCGGGATAACTTGTTCATGATTTTTTTCAAGAAAAGAGGAGAATGTGAACCAGAACACAGGCATATCAAACACACAGTTAAATTCGATATCAGAGAAGTAAGAGTGGAGAGTAGAGAACTCTACTCTCTACTGAGCTTTGTGGCATATCAGTTTTTGAGGCTTACAGAACTACAAAATTGTATGCAAGGAAAAAATTCAGTTGGGAGATTCTTTTGAGAAAATATAGTCTAATTAGAATAGGGAGTATTGGAAGCTAATTAGATGGTCTCATTATTATTATATGACATATTGCGTTATATTTATCTTACAT encodes:
- a CDS encoding ISNCY family transposase; translation: MTKKSREYKGVLFEESIENYLNRESASICQFLHFLCIEDISKYVESTLYTNKSWHFKYNVSSMIKLFIVMCFRKLSYEKTVSSLTEEEAILLSFYDENGFIKLPSGKTLHHFVKYRLGEDGLKEIMMLVGEKILSLTQIKEAKIDSTPLEASRYDKHADYNPHYQCKMDKAHITMVGTYPIFMTHTNGNASDSPELIKHIEALKEMNVDIDFYSADGGYDSFLNHADIWYHLNARPIISYSSNAVINKEGEIERIDHWVNKMWKKGGDIHAKIEDKLKFLYKNGRYEQIGMYLRNKNIRDNLFMIFFKKRGECEPEHRHIKHTVKFDIREVRVESRELYSLLSFVAYQFLRLTELQNCMQGKNSVGRFF